A window of the Equus asinus isolate D_3611 breed Donkey chromosome 20, EquAss-T2T_v2, whole genome shotgun sequence genome harbors these coding sequences:
- the HOOK2 gene encoding protein Hook homolog 2 isoform X2, whose product MSVDKAELCGSLLTWLQTFHVLPPCTSPQDLSSGLAIASVLNQIDPSWFNEAWLQGISDDPGPNWRLKVSNLKTILQSLVEYSQDVLGHPISEQHLPDVSLIGEFSDPEELGKLLQLVLGCAISCEKKQEHIQRIMTLEESVQQVVMEAIQELMTKDTPDSLSSETYGNFDSQSRRYYFLSEEADEGDELRQRCLDLERQLVLLSEEKQNLAQENAVLRERVGRPEGEGATGLTAKKLLLLQSQLEQLQEENFRLESGREDERLRCAELEREVTELQQRNQALTSLAQEAQALKDEIDELRQSSERAGQLEATLNSCRRRLGELRELRRQVRQLEERNAGHAERTRQLEDELRRAGSLRAQLEAQRRQVQELQGQRQEEALKTEKWQFECRNLEEKYESVTKEKERLLAERDSLREANEELRCAQLQPRGLTQADPSLDPTSPAVENLAAEILPAELRETLLRLQLENKRLCQQEAADRERQEELQRHLEDANRARHRLETQHRLNQQQLSELRAQVEDLQKALQEQGGKTEDSTLLKRKLEEHLQKLHEADLELQRKREYIEELEPPVDGSTQRIEELQHSLQKKEADLRAMEERYRRYVDKARTVIQTLEPKQRPPGGAPPELYSLRTQLRERDVRIRHLEMDFEKSRSQREQEEKLLISAWYNMGMALQQRTGEERSPAHAQSFLAQQRLATNARRGPLGRLASLNMRPSDKH is encoded by the exons ATGAGCGTGGACAAGGCCGAGCTATGCGGGTCTCTGCTCACCTGG TTGCAGACGTTCCACGTCCTGCCCCCCTGTACCAGCCCCCAGGACCTGAGCAGTGGCCTCGCCATAGCCTCTGTGCTGAACCAGAT AGACCCTTCATGGTTCAACGAAGCCTGGCTCCAGGGCATCTCAGACGACCCAGGTCCCAACTGGAGGCTGAAG GTCAGCAATCTGAAGACAATCTTACAGAGCTTGGTGGAGTACTCCCAGGAT GTCCTGGGGCATCCCATTTCGGAGCAACACCTCCCAGACGTGAGCCTCATTGGCGAGTTCTCAGACCCAGAGGAGCTTGGCAAGCTGCTTCAGCTGGTGCTGGGCTGTGCCATCAGTTGCGAGAAGAAGCAGG AGCACATCCAGAGAATCATGACCCTGGAGGAGTCAGTTCAGCAAGTGGTGATGGAAGCCATCcaggag ctcATGACCAAAGACACCCCTGACTCCCTGTCATCGGAGACCTATGGGAACTTTGATAGCCAG TCCCGAAGGTACTACTTCCTGAGTGAGGAGGCTGATGAGGGGGATGAGCTGCGGCAGCGCTGTCTGGACCTGGAGCGGCAG CTAGTGCTCCTGTCAGAGGAGAAGCAGAACCTGGCGCAGGAGAACGCGGTGCTGCGCGAGCGGGTGGGCCGGCCCGAGGGTGAAGGCGCCACCGGCCTCACTGCCAAGAAGCTGCTGCTGCTACAATCCCAGCTGGAGCAGTTGCAAGAGGAGAACTTCAG GCTGGAGAGCGGCAGGGAGGACGAGCGCCTGCGTTGTGCTGAGCTCGAGCGGGAGGTCACCGAGCTGCAACAGCGAAATCAGGCGCTGACCAGCCTGGCTCAGGAGGCTCAGGCCCTGAAGGATGAGATAGATGAGCTGCG GCAGTCCTCGGAGCGCGCGGGGCAGCTGGAGGCCACGCTGAACAGCTGCCGGCGCCGCCTGGGCGAGCTGCGGGAGCTGCGGCGGCAGGTGCGGCAGCTGGAGGAGCGCAACGCCGGCCACGCCGAGCGCACGCGGCAGCTGGAGGACGAGCTGCGCCGGGCCGGCTCGCTGCGCGCCCAGCTCGAGGCGCAGCGGCGGCAG GTTCAGGAACTGCAGGGCCAGCGGCAGGAGGAGGCCTTGAAGACCGAGAAATGGCAATTCGAGTGCCGCAATCTGGAGGAAAAATATGAGTCGGTGACAAAGGAGAAGGAG CGGCTGTTGGCAGAGCGGGACTCCCTGCGCGAGGCCAACGAGGAGCTGCGCTGCGCCCAGCTGCAGCCGCGGGGGCTGACCCAGGCAG ACCCCTCACTGGATCCCACCTCACCAGCTGTGGAAAATTTAGCAGCGGAGATCCTACCTGCGGAACTCAG GGAGACGCTCCTGCGGCTTCAGCTGGAGAACAAGCGGCTGTGCCAGCAGGAGGCGGCCGACCGGGAGCGGCAGGAGGAGCTGCAGCGCCACCTGGAGGACGCCAACCGCGCGCGCCACCGGCTGGAGACGCAGCACCG GCTCAACCAGCAGCAGCTGTCGGAGCTGCGGGCCCAGGTGGAGGACCTGCAGAAGGCCCTGCAGGAGCAGGGGGGCAAGACTGAGGAC TCCACCCTGCTGAAGAGGAAGCTGGAGGAACATCT GCAGAAGCTGCACGAGGCGGACCTGGAGCTGCAGCGGAAGCGCGAATATATCGAGGAGCTGGAGCCCCCCGTGGACGGCAGCA CCCAGCGCATCGAGGAGCTGCAGCACAGCCTGCAGAAGAAGGAGGCCGACTTGCGGGCCATGGAGGAGCGGTACCGCCGCTACGTGGACAAGGCGCGCACG GTCATACAGACCCTGGAACCCAAGCAGCGGCCACCAGGGGGTGCGCCCCCAGAACTCTACTCCCTGAGGACACAGCTCCGGGAGCGGGACGTCCGCATCCGGCACCTGGAG ATGGACTTTGAGAAGAGCCGAAGTCAGCGGGAACAGGAGGAAAAGCTGCTCATCAGCGCCTGGTATAACATG ggcATGGCCCTGCAGCAGCGCACTGGCGAAGAACGGTCGCCCGCGCATGCCCAGTCCTTCCTGGCACAGCAGCGACTGGCCACCAATGCTCGCCGTGGACCCCTGGGACGCCTAGCATCCCTAAACATGCGCCCCTCTGACAAACACTGA
- the HOOK2 gene encoding protein Hook homolog 2 isoform X3, protein MRVSAHLVADVPRPAPLYQPPGPEQWPRHSLCAEPDVSNLKTILQSLVEYSQDVLGHPISEQHLPDVSLIGEFSDPEELGKLLQLVLGCAISCEKKQEHIQRIMTLEESVQQVVMEAIQELMTKDTPDSLSSETYGNFDSQSRRYYFLSEEADEGDELRQRCLDLERQLVLLSEEKQNLAQENAVLRERVGRPEGEGATGLTAKKLLLLQSQLEQLQEENFRLESGREDERLRCAELEREVTELQQRNQALTSLAQEAQALKDEIDELRQSSERAGQLEATLNSCRRRLGELRELRRQVRQLEERNAGHAERTRQLEDELRRAGSLRAQLEAQRRQVQELQGQRQEEALKTEKWQFECRNLEEKYESVTKEKERLLAERDSLREANEELRCAQLQPRGLTQADPSLDPTSPAVENLAAEILPAELRETLLRLQLENKRLCQQEAADRERQEELQRHLEDANRARHRLETQHRLNQQQLSELRAQVEDLQKALQEQGGKTEDSTLLKRKLEEHLQKLHEADLELQRKREYIEELEPPVDGSTAQRIEELQHSLQKKEADLRAMEERYRRYVDKARTVIQTLEPKQRPPGGAPPELYSLRTQLRERDVRIRHLEMDFEKSRSQREQEEKLLISAWYNMGMALQQRTGEERSPAHAQSFLAQQRLATNARRGPLGRLASLNMRPSDKH, encoded by the exons ATGCGGGTCTCTGCTCACCTGG TTGCAGACGTTCCACGTCCTGCCCCCCTGTACCAGCCCCCAGGACCTGAGCAGTGGCCTCGCCATAGCCTCTGTGCTGAACCAGAT GTCAGCAATCTGAAGACAATCTTACAGAGCTTGGTGGAGTACTCCCAGGAT GTCCTGGGGCATCCCATTTCGGAGCAACACCTCCCAGACGTGAGCCTCATTGGCGAGTTCTCAGACCCAGAGGAGCTTGGCAAGCTGCTTCAGCTGGTGCTGGGCTGTGCCATCAGTTGCGAGAAGAAGCAGG AGCACATCCAGAGAATCATGACCCTGGAGGAGTCAGTTCAGCAAGTGGTGATGGAAGCCATCcaggag ctcATGACCAAAGACACCCCTGACTCCCTGTCATCGGAGACCTATGGGAACTTTGATAGCCAG TCCCGAAGGTACTACTTCCTGAGTGAGGAGGCTGATGAGGGGGATGAGCTGCGGCAGCGCTGTCTGGACCTGGAGCGGCAG CTAGTGCTCCTGTCAGAGGAGAAGCAGAACCTGGCGCAGGAGAACGCGGTGCTGCGCGAGCGGGTGGGCCGGCCCGAGGGTGAAGGCGCCACCGGCCTCACTGCCAAGAAGCTGCTGCTGCTACAATCCCAGCTGGAGCAGTTGCAAGAGGAGAACTTCAG GCTGGAGAGCGGCAGGGAGGACGAGCGCCTGCGTTGTGCTGAGCTCGAGCGGGAGGTCACCGAGCTGCAACAGCGAAATCAGGCGCTGACCAGCCTGGCTCAGGAGGCTCAGGCCCTGAAGGATGAGATAGATGAGCTGCG GCAGTCCTCGGAGCGCGCGGGGCAGCTGGAGGCCACGCTGAACAGCTGCCGGCGCCGCCTGGGCGAGCTGCGGGAGCTGCGGCGGCAGGTGCGGCAGCTGGAGGAGCGCAACGCCGGCCACGCCGAGCGCACGCGGCAGCTGGAGGACGAGCTGCGCCGGGCCGGCTCGCTGCGCGCCCAGCTCGAGGCGCAGCGGCGGCAG GTTCAGGAACTGCAGGGCCAGCGGCAGGAGGAGGCCTTGAAGACCGAGAAATGGCAATTCGAGTGCCGCAATCTGGAGGAAAAATATGAGTCGGTGACAAAGGAGAAGGAG CGGCTGTTGGCAGAGCGGGACTCCCTGCGCGAGGCCAACGAGGAGCTGCGCTGCGCCCAGCTGCAGCCGCGGGGGCTGACCCAGGCAG ACCCCTCACTGGATCCCACCTCACCAGCTGTGGAAAATTTAGCAGCGGAGATCCTACCTGCGGAACTCAG GGAGACGCTCCTGCGGCTTCAGCTGGAGAACAAGCGGCTGTGCCAGCAGGAGGCGGCCGACCGGGAGCGGCAGGAGGAGCTGCAGCGCCACCTGGAGGACGCCAACCGCGCGCGCCACCGGCTGGAGACGCAGCACCG GCTCAACCAGCAGCAGCTGTCGGAGCTGCGGGCCCAGGTGGAGGACCTGCAGAAGGCCCTGCAGGAGCAGGGGGGCAAGACTGAGGAC TCCACCCTGCTGAAGAGGAAGCTGGAGGAACATCT GCAGAAGCTGCACGAGGCGGACCTGGAGCTGCAGCGGAAGCGCGAATATATCGAGGAGCTGGAGCCCCCCGTGGACGGCAGCA CAGCCCAGCGCATCGAGGAGCTGCAGCACAGCCTGCAGAAGAAGGAGGCCGACTTGCGGGCCATGGAGGAGCGGTACCGCCGCTACGTGGACAAGGCGCGCACG GTCATACAGACCCTGGAACCCAAGCAGCGGCCACCAGGGGGTGCGCCCCCAGAACTCTACTCCCTGAGGACACAGCTCCGGGAGCGGGACGTCCGCATCCGGCACCTGGAG ATGGACTTTGAGAAGAGCCGAAGTCAGCGGGAACAGGAGGAAAAGCTGCTCATCAGCGCCTGGTATAACATG ggcATGGCCCTGCAGCAGCGCACTGGCGAAGAACGGTCGCCCGCGCATGCCCAGTCCTTCCTGGCACAGCAGCGACTGGCCACCAATGCTCGCCGTGGACCCCTGGGACGCCTAGCATCCCTAAACATGCGCCCCTCTGACAAACACTGA
- the HOOK2 gene encoding protein Hook homolog 2 isoform X4, which yields MTLEESVQQVVMEAIQELMTKDTPDSLSSETYGNFDSQSRRYYFLSEEADEGDELRQRCLDLERQLVLLSEEKQNLAQENAVLRERVGRPEGEGATGLTAKKLLLLQSQLEQLQEENFRLESGREDERLRCAELEREVTELQQRNQALTSLAQEAQALKDEIDELRQSSERAGQLEATLNSCRRRLGELRELRRQVRQLEERNAGHAERTRQLEDELRRAGSLRAQLEAQRRQVQELQGQRQEEALKTEKWQFECRNLEEKYESVTKEKERLLAERDSLREANEELRCAQLQPRGLTQADPSLDPTSPAVENLAAEILPAELRETLLRLQLENKRLCQQEAADRERQEELQRHLEDANRARHRLETQHRLNQQQLSELRAQVEDLQKALQEQGGKTEDSTLLKRKLEEHLQKLHEADLELQRKREYIEELEPPVDGSTAQRIEELQHSLQKKEADLRAMEERYRRYVDKARTVIQTLEPKQRPPGGAPPELYSLRTQLRERDVRIRHLEMDFEKSRSQREQEEKLLISAWYNMGMALQQRTGEERSPAHAQSFLAQQRLATNARRGPLGRLASLNMRPSDKH from the exons ATGACCCTGGAGGAGTCAGTTCAGCAAGTGGTGATGGAAGCCATCcaggag ctcATGACCAAAGACACCCCTGACTCCCTGTCATCGGAGACCTATGGGAACTTTGATAGCCAG TCCCGAAGGTACTACTTCCTGAGTGAGGAGGCTGATGAGGGGGATGAGCTGCGGCAGCGCTGTCTGGACCTGGAGCGGCAG CTAGTGCTCCTGTCAGAGGAGAAGCAGAACCTGGCGCAGGAGAACGCGGTGCTGCGCGAGCGGGTGGGCCGGCCCGAGGGTGAAGGCGCCACCGGCCTCACTGCCAAGAAGCTGCTGCTGCTACAATCCCAGCTGGAGCAGTTGCAAGAGGAGAACTTCAG GCTGGAGAGCGGCAGGGAGGACGAGCGCCTGCGTTGTGCTGAGCTCGAGCGGGAGGTCACCGAGCTGCAACAGCGAAATCAGGCGCTGACCAGCCTGGCTCAGGAGGCTCAGGCCCTGAAGGATGAGATAGATGAGCTGCG GCAGTCCTCGGAGCGCGCGGGGCAGCTGGAGGCCACGCTGAACAGCTGCCGGCGCCGCCTGGGCGAGCTGCGGGAGCTGCGGCGGCAGGTGCGGCAGCTGGAGGAGCGCAACGCCGGCCACGCCGAGCGCACGCGGCAGCTGGAGGACGAGCTGCGCCGGGCCGGCTCGCTGCGCGCCCAGCTCGAGGCGCAGCGGCGGCAG GTTCAGGAACTGCAGGGCCAGCGGCAGGAGGAGGCCTTGAAGACCGAGAAATGGCAATTCGAGTGCCGCAATCTGGAGGAAAAATATGAGTCGGTGACAAAGGAGAAGGAG CGGCTGTTGGCAGAGCGGGACTCCCTGCGCGAGGCCAACGAGGAGCTGCGCTGCGCCCAGCTGCAGCCGCGGGGGCTGACCCAGGCAG ACCCCTCACTGGATCCCACCTCACCAGCTGTGGAAAATTTAGCAGCGGAGATCCTACCTGCGGAACTCAG GGAGACGCTCCTGCGGCTTCAGCTGGAGAACAAGCGGCTGTGCCAGCAGGAGGCGGCCGACCGGGAGCGGCAGGAGGAGCTGCAGCGCCACCTGGAGGACGCCAACCGCGCGCGCCACCGGCTGGAGACGCAGCACCG GCTCAACCAGCAGCAGCTGTCGGAGCTGCGGGCCCAGGTGGAGGACCTGCAGAAGGCCCTGCAGGAGCAGGGGGGCAAGACTGAGGAC TCCACCCTGCTGAAGAGGAAGCTGGAGGAACATCT GCAGAAGCTGCACGAGGCGGACCTGGAGCTGCAGCGGAAGCGCGAATATATCGAGGAGCTGGAGCCCCCCGTGGACGGCAGCA CAGCCCAGCGCATCGAGGAGCTGCAGCACAGCCTGCAGAAGAAGGAGGCCGACTTGCGGGCCATGGAGGAGCGGTACCGCCGCTACGTGGACAAGGCGCGCACG GTCATACAGACCCTGGAACCCAAGCAGCGGCCACCAGGGGGTGCGCCCCCAGAACTCTACTCCCTGAGGACACAGCTCCGGGAGCGGGACGTCCGCATCCGGCACCTGGAG ATGGACTTTGAGAAGAGCCGAAGTCAGCGGGAACAGGAGGAAAAGCTGCTCATCAGCGCCTGGTATAACATG ggcATGGCCCTGCAGCAGCGCACTGGCGAAGAACGGTCGCCCGCGCATGCCCAGTCCTTCCTGGCACAGCAGCGACTGGCCACCAATGCTCGCCGTGGACCCCTGGGACGCCTAGCATCCCTAAACATGCGCCCCTCTGACAAACACTGA
- the HOOK2 gene encoding protein Hook homolog 2 isoform X1, whose product MSVDKAELCGSLLTWLQTFHVLPPCTSPQDLSSGLAIASVLNQIDPSWFNEAWLQGISDDPGPNWRLKVSNLKTILQSLVEYSQDVLGHPISEQHLPDVSLIGEFSDPEELGKLLQLVLGCAISCEKKQEHIQRIMTLEESVQQVVMEAIQELMTKDTPDSLSSETYGNFDSQSRRYYFLSEEADEGDELRQRCLDLERQLVLLSEEKQNLAQENAVLRERVGRPEGEGATGLTAKKLLLLQSQLEQLQEENFRLESGREDERLRCAELEREVTELQQRNQALTSLAQEAQALKDEIDELRQSSERAGQLEATLNSCRRRLGELRELRRQVRQLEERNAGHAERTRQLEDELRRAGSLRAQLEAQRRQVQELQGQRQEEALKTEKWQFECRNLEEKYESVTKEKERLLAERDSLREANEELRCAQLQPRGLTQADPSLDPTSPAVENLAAEILPAELRETLLRLQLENKRLCQQEAADRERQEELQRHLEDANRARHRLETQHRLNQQQLSELRAQVEDLQKALQEQGGKTEDSTLLKRKLEEHLQKLHEADLELQRKREYIEELEPPVDGSTAQRIEELQHSLQKKEADLRAMEERYRRYVDKARTVIQTLEPKQRPPGGAPPELYSLRTQLRERDVRIRHLEMDFEKSRSQREQEEKLLISAWYNMGMALQQRTGEERSPAHAQSFLAQQRLATNARRGPLGRLASLNMRPSDKH is encoded by the exons ATGAGCGTGGACAAGGCCGAGCTATGCGGGTCTCTGCTCACCTGG TTGCAGACGTTCCACGTCCTGCCCCCCTGTACCAGCCCCCAGGACCTGAGCAGTGGCCTCGCCATAGCCTCTGTGCTGAACCAGAT AGACCCTTCATGGTTCAACGAAGCCTGGCTCCAGGGCATCTCAGACGACCCAGGTCCCAACTGGAGGCTGAAG GTCAGCAATCTGAAGACAATCTTACAGAGCTTGGTGGAGTACTCCCAGGAT GTCCTGGGGCATCCCATTTCGGAGCAACACCTCCCAGACGTGAGCCTCATTGGCGAGTTCTCAGACCCAGAGGAGCTTGGCAAGCTGCTTCAGCTGGTGCTGGGCTGTGCCATCAGTTGCGAGAAGAAGCAGG AGCACATCCAGAGAATCATGACCCTGGAGGAGTCAGTTCAGCAAGTGGTGATGGAAGCCATCcaggag ctcATGACCAAAGACACCCCTGACTCCCTGTCATCGGAGACCTATGGGAACTTTGATAGCCAG TCCCGAAGGTACTACTTCCTGAGTGAGGAGGCTGATGAGGGGGATGAGCTGCGGCAGCGCTGTCTGGACCTGGAGCGGCAG CTAGTGCTCCTGTCAGAGGAGAAGCAGAACCTGGCGCAGGAGAACGCGGTGCTGCGCGAGCGGGTGGGCCGGCCCGAGGGTGAAGGCGCCACCGGCCTCACTGCCAAGAAGCTGCTGCTGCTACAATCCCAGCTGGAGCAGTTGCAAGAGGAGAACTTCAG GCTGGAGAGCGGCAGGGAGGACGAGCGCCTGCGTTGTGCTGAGCTCGAGCGGGAGGTCACCGAGCTGCAACAGCGAAATCAGGCGCTGACCAGCCTGGCTCAGGAGGCTCAGGCCCTGAAGGATGAGATAGATGAGCTGCG GCAGTCCTCGGAGCGCGCGGGGCAGCTGGAGGCCACGCTGAACAGCTGCCGGCGCCGCCTGGGCGAGCTGCGGGAGCTGCGGCGGCAGGTGCGGCAGCTGGAGGAGCGCAACGCCGGCCACGCCGAGCGCACGCGGCAGCTGGAGGACGAGCTGCGCCGGGCCGGCTCGCTGCGCGCCCAGCTCGAGGCGCAGCGGCGGCAG GTTCAGGAACTGCAGGGCCAGCGGCAGGAGGAGGCCTTGAAGACCGAGAAATGGCAATTCGAGTGCCGCAATCTGGAGGAAAAATATGAGTCGGTGACAAAGGAGAAGGAG CGGCTGTTGGCAGAGCGGGACTCCCTGCGCGAGGCCAACGAGGAGCTGCGCTGCGCCCAGCTGCAGCCGCGGGGGCTGACCCAGGCAG ACCCCTCACTGGATCCCACCTCACCAGCTGTGGAAAATTTAGCAGCGGAGATCCTACCTGCGGAACTCAG GGAGACGCTCCTGCGGCTTCAGCTGGAGAACAAGCGGCTGTGCCAGCAGGAGGCGGCCGACCGGGAGCGGCAGGAGGAGCTGCAGCGCCACCTGGAGGACGCCAACCGCGCGCGCCACCGGCTGGAGACGCAGCACCG GCTCAACCAGCAGCAGCTGTCGGAGCTGCGGGCCCAGGTGGAGGACCTGCAGAAGGCCCTGCAGGAGCAGGGGGGCAAGACTGAGGAC TCCACCCTGCTGAAGAGGAAGCTGGAGGAACATCT GCAGAAGCTGCACGAGGCGGACCTGGAGCTGCAGCGGAAGCGCGAATATATCGAGGAGCTGGAGCCCCCCGTGGACGGCAGCA CAGCCCAGCGCATCGAGGAGCTGCAGCACAGCCTGCAGAAGAAGGAGGCCGACTTGCGGGCCATGGAGGAGCGGTACCGCCGCTACGTGGACAAGGCGCGCACG GTCATACAGACCCTGGAACCCAAGCAGCGGCCACCAGGGGGTGCGCCCCCAGAACTCTACTCCCTGAGGACACAGCTCCGGGAGCGGGACGTCCGCATCCGGCACCTGGAG ATGGACTTTGAGAAGAGCCGAAGTCAGCGGGAACAGGAGGAAAAGCTGCTCATCAGCGCCTGGTATAACATG ggcATGGCCCTGCAGCAGCGCACTGGCGAAGAACGGTCGCCCGCGCATGCCCAGTCCTTCCTGGCACAGCAGCGACTGGCCACCAATGCTCGCCGTGGACCCCTGGGACGCCTAGCATCCCTAAACATGCGCCCCTCTGACAAACACTGA